One Candidatus Spechtbacteria bacterium DNA segment encodes these proteins:
- a CDS encoding prepilin-type N-terminal cleavage/methylation domain-containing protein, with protein MQMSPRNNKGLTIIELIVYIGLLALVIALTSQFILGILRANISGGAQEELVSSIEQATDAIDRELRGATAVYTPTSVFNAHPGQLSLSTAQHLPAGEQVTYIDFFLSDDGRICMKQESLVSQCFTSQKIQVTSLKFVRLVTSGGVEAVQTLITAKYRSDQPNLQTPYSVQTTTVIRAGE; from the coding sequence ATGCAAATGTCTCCACGCAATAACAAAGGCCTCACAATCATTGAGCTAATAGTCTACATCGGTCTGCTTGCGCTTGTCATAGCACTCACCAGCCAATTCATACTGGGAATTTTGCGTGCCAATATCAGCGGAGGCGCGCAAGAAGAGTTAGTTTCAAGTATTGAGCAGGCGACAGATGCGATTGATAGGGAGCTGCGCGGCGCAACAGCAGTATACACGCCAACAAGCGTATTTAATGCACATCCGGGTCAGCTTAGTCTTTCTACTGCCCAGCATCTTCCTGCCGGAGAGCAAGTAACTTATATCGATTTTTTTCTTAGCGATGACGGCAGAATATGCATGAAGCAAGAAAGTCTAGTATCTCAATGTTTTACATCACAGAAAATTCAGGTTACAAGTTTGAAATTCGTCAGGCTTGTTACCTCGGGAGGCGTGGAAGCGGTGCAGACTTTAATAACAGCAAAATATCGTAGCGACCAACCTAATTTGCAAACACCATATAGCGTGCAGACGACGACGGTGATTAGAGCCGGCGAATAA